Within Raphanus sativus cultivar WK10039 unplaced genomic scaffold, ASM80110v3 Scaffold1319, whole genome shotgun sequence, the genomic segment ctccaggggcggcttcgactggggctgagtaagaacccaccaatcccaaattagaaccgaactctccagaaaaggagagattaaacatattaacctcgaaagtacctgagctctcagagagttggggaagagggagcttgccgatcgagaaatccgagacctgagccttctcgtatgcCGCAACAGCCTCCAGCATCATGGCCACCAAGCGATCATACTCgtcttgagtactcttaatctcgccatccagcatgtctttcaggagctcggtgttggcttgaatctcttgagcatgaaccaggagatcgacttcgtccttcttcttggagaacttctccttgacaacaaccagaactttgttgtaggcatcagctacctccttctttcccctccggacggctagcctgacctcagcttccttgttcttctggctgctctgggttgaagcaatcagctccttgacttgatactcggctatcttccgagcagcatccaaatcCCCAATTTTCCTATTCTTtacctggaggtcaatcaactggctctcgattgtcccttgctgagcatcgcatttggagccaagtctctttacctcagcttggagatccgagatcagagctcgagtctgattgagctcagtcttgttggccttgaccaGTTCAGTGACCTGAGTAATTCCTCAGCACTGGGGGCATTGTGTACGGCGtcctcaaacttgaactgagccttgttaatagcgccagccagctacagaaaacaaaaaacggTTTAGCGAAAATCTTCCAAAGATAAAGCTAAAAGTTGAAATAgacttcatacctgacccatgtgatgggcAATATCAACAtactcatccttgtgcgtgagattggagatcgaggggagggaacacccggtactcttcatatgcctcatcagagtagccaaaccccacgaatcatccaaaaccgatccaggcttcgaatgagcaaagttccagccaacggttcctcctctagaggaggaggaggaagacctcgaaggtctgtcaacctggtcagttcgggacctcttgttcctcggggGCTCAAATTCTGGAGGATCCCTCGCCATTTGAGGATTAACTTCAGTCATcgggacctcggagggaaggctaacttcctgaactttaggctccgaagagccaacacctttagcaggagcagagcctccttcgtcaagatcctccttcacagagtcaaggaaggatcccCCTTGGTTCTTGTCActtcctctagaggagctggcagccttggtcgatctacccctggaacggaaggaaggctgaataggcatcttctgtgattgagtcttctcggaagtacttgctccggatGGAACTTCGAAAACTGAATCACCCTCAGAAACTGAATCATGAAAAAGATTCATTAATCACATAAAACAGATTCgaataatgaaaattaaaagttaTCAAAGGAAGggtaccttctaaaccagcaaccgccACTGAGTCAGGGAAGGACGCTTTGTATCGATCAGGTAATCTAGCTGAACCAACTCTCAAAGTAGTATAAGCTCCCCAATTATTAGGGCTGTGCTGCAGCTTCCTGTGAAGAGCTCTGGTGAGTTTACCAGACAACTTGATAGGATCCTCAACTTCTGCAAAAGGAATCAAAAGGCAGTTAGCACATCATGATAAGCAAAAATAAACATGCAAGCATATCCCTAAAGTCCCaaccagaaatgtcagaccaagaggtcctgaggtctcggcctacaggaaccgtcgaaggatcaatcttgacataaaaatacttcttgCGCCAGTCATCGTCACTGGCCGTGAACTTGAATatgcctagccctggacgaccggggagatagtaggtaccgctcccaccatccttggaagtactctcctttatcgagaagagactcattagCTCAGTCAACCCcacgataactccttcctccttggccctagtgatgaatccgtttatcactcggataaccgacGGACAAAGTTGAGAAAGGGCTAATTggtaatgatctaagagatcTAGCAAAAGGGTGGGGAGAGGAAATCTAAGATGacacttagaaatatatttctCGTGAACTCAGAACCAACCCCCCGGAACGGTCTCGGGGGTTTCGTCTTCAGTACAAGCTCTAGCTAGGTGGCTcttgccgtgagcttgaacAGCAAGATTGACGACGTCCTGACTCTTCAAGAGCGAGGAAAAGTGAGGTccggaggaggcgctcttgcctcctttcttcttcattctcttgACTCTTGCTCCTATCGAGTCTTTAACCTTCTTTTTCTTGGCTTCCGTCATCTTCTCACCAGCTTCCCGTTTGACCTTCATAATGCGGGCACCGGAAGGCTGAGATTTGAacttcgccggaaccttctttttgaCTCTAGTAAAAGGAAAGGGAAATAGGGAGCAAAAGAAAGGAATTGGACTAAGgcgaaatctcagagagagTTAGGAATGAAGAACTTGTTCGATCAGGAAacggataaaaaaaaaataagaaaacgcagtaaaataaaggaaaagaggtgaattaccttggaaaccgtcgagaggcgtggaggaagtggagagacaagcagttaattctctcagctttatatcccatcacgtctcgaaaatcggaaatcaaatttcaaactcgCTTTAATCTAAGCCATCGATCTAATCGAAGGGAATTTACAGCCGTTCGATCagataaaagtaaatatggatGAGATAtctagtaatcatgatctcaacaagagattctagcttgggcggctaggttTAGCTCACGAGAATAACGATACctaatctcgagagctgggggcaactgttgggcccgaatatggcccggtagctgattgcTGAACAATAAAAGACAATAACAggccgcgataggcccatcacGAGCTCGACATCTAAAAggagctaagctggagccggaggctgagagctaaAGACTTTAACCAAAAGAGGTCACagcgaagaggaagctcacgtcataacaaAAGAAGCGCAGGActcggtcaaagggaagctgttgcagattccacatcaagcggagaagatcttggagatcagttgaagacaatcaaaagaagtccaaagctatttaaagagaaagtgGAGGACTAAAGAGAGGATCCGATTCAATCCATTTTTCACTCGACATTCATAaaaacattcttattgtaacattcttaaatctttgtattcatcaaagatcaccttttgtaaccatcctttttaccattatatcaatacaaatcgaagtttattcaacaagttattacgggattcagcccacgttatctttccctaacatttcctaaaaccttaaaacctgatctaaaatctaggtgtgagtttaatccctcacacctttgacatcaaggacttgggagagctcaagtatttcctagggattgagatttgcagatacaaggaagggttgttccagtctcaaagaaaatacactctggatttgttaaaagaagctggtgatcttggtggaagagctgctaaaacaccactagaagatggatacaaggtgatgcgtgagggggagattgaagacaaggcatatggagatgtaaagcactatagaagaatggtggggaagctgatatatctcactatcacaagacctgatgtgtgctttgcagtcaaccaagtgagccagcatatgcaagatcccaagatgcaccattggaacatggtggagaggatactaaggtatctaagagaggcgccatgacaaggaatatggatggggtgcaacaagagtactgagatagttgggtattgtgatgctgattgggcaggagatagggttgataggagatcaactactggttattgcacatttattggaggcaacttggtgacttggtttcatgttcaagtgctgaggcagagtatagagccatgagaaagctcacaagtgagctgatttggatcaagggactgcttaaggacttgggagttGTGACTACCTcgcc encodes:
- the LOC130504036 gene encoding uncharacterized protein LOC130504036, whose protein sequence is MKVKREAGEKMTEAKKKKVKDSIGARVKRMKKKGGKSASSGPHFSSLLKSQDVVNLAVQAHGKSHLARACTEDETPETVPGEVEDPIKLSGKLTRALHRKLQHSPNNWGAYTTLRVGSARLPDRYKASFPDSVAVAGLEVSEGDSVFEVPSGASTSEKTQSQKMPIQPSFRSRGRSTKAASSSRGSDKNQGGSFLDSVKEDLDEGGSAPAKGVGSSEPKVQEVSLPSEVPMTEVNPQMARDPPEFEPPRNKRSRTDQVDRPSRSSSSSSRGGTVGWNFAHSKPGSVLDDSWGLATLMRHMKSTGCSLPSISNLTHKDEYVDIAHHMGQLAGAINKAQFKFEDAVHNAPSAEELLRSLNCQLIDLQVKNRKIGDLDAARKIAEYQVKELIASTQSSQKNKEAEVRLAVRRGKKEVADAYNKVLVVVKEKFSKKKDEVDLLVHAQEIQANTELLKDMLDGEIKSTQDEYDRLVAMMLEAVAAYEKAQVSDFSIGKLPLPQLSESSAPVEAAPGGSDKEMEEEVPEEEDPAGKGAEKSSDDKEV